The following are from one region of the Streptomyces tuirus genome:
- a CDS encoding L,D-transpeptidase, with the protein MTVSKRRKGLTVASALLGGVLMLSACSGGDDSASGGDGGDSSQSKVDEAAAKKTSEAQIKITPEDGSDNASINNSAAVTVSKGTLTAVKMTSSEGAEVSGQISADKTSWKPTAQLERSTTYRLAAEAKDSDGRVAHENASFTTVSPANSFIGNFTPDDGTTVGVGMPVSINFDKAITNKAAVQKGVEVSTTSGQEVACHWFNANRMDCRPEDYWQEGSTVTLKLALDGVEGAKGVFGVQQKTVTFKIGRNQVSYVDAKTKQMKITQDGKTVRTIPISAGSPENKTYEGIMVMSEKFKETRMNGATVGFTDDDGKGEYDIKDVPHAIRLSSSGTFIHGNYWGAKSIFGSVNTSHGCVGLQDAKGANDPNTPGAWFFKNSMLGDVVVVENTGDKTVAPDNGLNGWNMGWADWKAGSAV; encoded by the coding sequence ATGACGGTCAGTAAGCGGCGCAAAGGCCTGACGGTCGCGTCCGCACTGCTCGGCGGAGTGCTGATGCTCTCGGCGTGTTCCGGAGGCGACGACAGCGCCTCCGGCGGCGACGGAGGCGACAGCTCCCAGTCGAAGGTCGACGAGGCCGCGGCGAAGAAGACCTCCGAGGCCCAGATCAAGATCACGCCCGAGGACGGCTCGGACAACGCCTCCATCAACAACTCCGCCGCCGTCACCGTGAGCAAGGGCACGCTCACCGCCGTGAAGATGACGTCGTCGGAGGGCGCGGAGGTCAGCGGCCAGATATCCGCCGACAAGACCAGCTGGAAGCCGACCGCCCAGCTGGAGCGGTCCACCACCTACAGGCTCGCGGCCGAGGCGAAGGACTCCGACGGTCGCGTCGCCCACGAGAACGCCTCGTTCACCACGGTCTCCCCGGCCAACAGCTTCATCGGCAACTTCACGCCGGACGACGGCACCACCGTCGGCGTTGGCATGCCGGTCTCGATCAACTTCGACAAGGCGATCACCAACAAGGCCGCGGTCCAGAAGGGCGTCGAGGTCAGCACGACCAGCGGCCAGGAAGTCGCCTGCCACTGGTTCAACGCCAACCGCATGGACTGCCGGCCCGAGGACTACTGGCAGGAAGGCTCCACCGTCACGCTGAAGCTCGCGCTCGACGGTGTCGAGGGTGCCAAGGGCGTCTTCGGCGTCCAGCAGAAGACGGTCACCTTCAAGATCGGCCGCAACCAGGTCTCCTACGTCGACGCGAAGACCAAGCAGATGAAGATCACGCAGGACGGCAAGACCGTCCGCACGATCCCGATCTCCGCCGGCTCGCCCGAGAACAAGACCTACGAGGGCATCATGGTCATGTCCGAGAAGTTCAAGGAGACGCGCATGAACGGCGCGACCGTGGGCTTCACGGACGACGACGGCAAGGGCGAGTACGACATCAAGGACGTGCCGCACGCCATCCGCCTCTCCAGCTCGGGCACGTTCATCCACGGCAACTACTGGGGCGCGAAGTCCATCTTCGGCAGCGTGAACACCAGCCACGGCTGTGTCGGTCTGCAGGACGCCAAGGGCGCGAACGACCCGAACACCCCGGGCGCGTGGTTCTTCAAGAACTCGATGCTCGGTGACGTGGTGGTCGTCGAGAACACCGGCGACAAGACGGTCGCGCCGGACAACGGCCTCAACGGCTGGAACATGGGCTGGGCCGACTGGAAGGCCGGTTCCGCGGTCTGA
- a CDS encoding NAD(P)-dependent alcohol dehydrogenase, producing the protein MTTVAAYAAPAPKAPLERTTIERREVREFDVLIDIKFAGICHSDIHQAQEGWGEAIFPMVPGHEIAGVVSAVGPGVTKFAVGDRVGVGCMVDSCRECENCKAGREQYCVRGNVPTYNGIGHDGEPTYGGYSQNVVVDENFVVRIPDGLSLDVAAPLLCAGITLYSPLRRFGAGPGKKVAIVGLGGLGHMGVKIADALGAEVTVLSQSLRKQEDGLRLGADHYYATSDPKTFEELAGTFDLIVSTVSAPLDFNAYLSLLKTEGTLANVGAPEEPISLNLFSVIGGGKTLAGSMIGGIAETQEMLDFCAEHGLGAEIELIRGDQINEAYERVQASDVRYRFVIDTATI; encoded by the coding sequence ATGACCACTGTTGCTGCGTACGCCGCTCCCGCTCCCAAGGCTCCGCTGGAGCGCACCACCATCGAGCGCCGCGAGGTCCGCGAGTTCGACGTCCTGATCGACATCAAGTTCGCCGGCATCTGCCACTCCGACATCCACCAGGCCCAGGAGGGCTGGGGCGAGGCGATCTTCCCGATGGTCCCCGGCCACGAGATAGCCGGTGTCGTCTCCGCCGTCGGCCCCGGCGTCACGAAGTTCGCCGTCGGCGACCGCGTCGGCGTCGGCTGCATGGTCGACTCCTGCCGTGAGTGCGAGAACTGCAAGGCCGGCCGCGAGCAGTACTGCGTGCGGGGCAACGTCCCCACGTACAACGGCATCGGCCACGACGGCGAGCCCACCTACGGCGGCTACTCGCAGAACGTCGTCGTCGACGAGAACTTCGTCGTCCGCATCCCCGACGGCCTCTCCCTCGACGTCGCCGCGCCCCTGCTGTGCGCCGGCATCACCCTCTACTCCCCGCTCCGCCGCTTCGGCGCCGGCCCCGGCAAGAAGGTCGCGATCGTCGGCCTGGGCGGCCTCGGTCACATGGGCGTCAAGATCGCCGACGCCCTCGGCGCCGAGGTGACCGTGCTGTCGCAGTCCCTGCGCAAGCAGGAGGACGGCCTGCGGCTGGGCGCGGACCACTACTACGCCACCAGCGACCCGAAGACCTTCGAGGAGCTCGCCGGCACGTTCGACCTGATCGTGTCCACGGTGTCCGCCCCGCTGGACTTCAACGCCTACCTGTCCCTGCTGAAGACCGAGGGCACCCTGGCCAATGTCGGCGCCCCCGAGGAGCCGATCTCCCTCAACCTCTTCTCGGTGATCGGCGGCGGCAAGACCCTCGCCGGTTCCATGATCGGCGGCATCGCCGAGACCCAGGAGATGCTGGACTTCTGCGCCGAGCACGGCCTCGGCGCCGAGATCGAGCTGATCCGCGGCGACCAGATCAACGAGGCCTACGAGCGGGTCCAGGCCAGCGACGTGCGCTACCGCTTCGTGATCGACACGGCGACGATCTGA
- the hutH gene encoding histidine ammonia-lyase has protein sequence MHTVVVGTSGVTASDVLAVARGGARVELSEEAVAALAAAREIVDALAAKPDPVYGVSTGFGALATRHISPELRAQLQRNIVRSHAAGMGPAVEREVVRALMFLRLKTVCSGHTGVRPEVAQTMADLLNAGITPVVHEYGSLGCSGDLAPLSHCALALMGEGDAEGPDGVVRPAAELLAAHGIQPVELREKEGLALLNGTDGMLGMLVMALADLETLYRSADVTAALSLEGLLGTDKVLAPELHAIRPHPGQAASAANMLAVLKGSGLTGHHQDDAPRVQDAYSVRCAPQVAGAGRDTMAHARLVADRELAAAVDNPVVLPDGRVESNGNFHGAPVAYVLDFLAIAAADLGSIAERRTDRLLDKNRSHGLPPFLADDAGVDSGLMIAQYTQAALVSELKRLAVPASADSIPSSAMQEDHVSMGWSAARKLRTAVDNLTRVLAIELYAATRAVELREGLTPAPASQAVIDAAREAGVQGAGPDRFLAPDLAAADAFVRDGRLLAAVEKVTGPLQ, from the coding sequence ATGCACACTGTGGTGGTGGGGACGTCCGGGGTGACCGCGTCCGACGTGCTCGCCGTGGCGCGCGGCGGCGCCCGCGTCGAGCTCTCCGAGGAGGCCGTGGCCGCCCTCGCCGCGGCCCGCGAGATCGTGGACGCGCTGGCGGCCAAGCCGGACCCCGTGTACGGCGTGAGCACCGGCTTCGGTGCCCTGGCGACCCGGCACATCAGCCCGGAGCTGCGCGCGCAGCTCCAGCGCAACATCGTCCGCTCGCACGCCGCCGGGATGGGCCCGGCCGTGGAGCGGGAGGTCGTCCGCGCGCTGATGTTCCTGCGGCTGAAGACCGTCTGCTCCGGGCACACCGGCGTCCGGCCCGAGGTCGCGCAGACCATGGCCGACCTCCTCAACGCCGGGATCACCCCCGTCGTGCACGAGTACGGCTCCCTCGGCTGCTCCGGCGACCTCGCGCCGCTGTCCCACTGCGCGCTGGCGCTCATGGGCGAGGGCGACGCCGAGGGCCCCGACGGCGTCGTACGCCCGGCCGCCGAACTCCTCGCCGCGCACGGCATCCAGCCGGTCGAACTGCGCGAGAAGGAGGGCCTCGCCCTCCTCAACGGCACCGACGGCATGCTCGGCATGCTGGTGATGGCCCTGGCCGACCTGGAGACGCTCTACCGGTCCGCCGACGTCACCGCCGCCCTGTCCCTGGAGGGCCTGCTCGGCACCGACAAGGTCCTCGCCCCCGAACTGCACGCCATCCGGCCCCACCCGGGGCAGGCCGCCAGCGCCGCCAACATGCTGGCCGTGCTGAAGGGGTCCGGCCTGACCGGGCACCACCAGGACGACGCCCCGCGCGTCCAGGACGCCTACTCGGTGCGCTGCGCCCCGCAGGTCGCCGGCGCCGGGCGGGACACCATGGCCCACGCCCGGCTGGTCGCCGACCGCGAGCTGGCGGCCGCCGTGGACAACCCCGTCGTGCTGCCCGACGGGCGCGTGGAGTCCAACGGCAACTTCCACGGGGCGCCCGTCGCCTACGTCCTGGACTTCCTCGCCATCGCCGCCGCCGACCTCGGCTCCATCGCGGAGCGGCGCACCGACCGGCTGCTCGACAAGAACCGCAGCCACGGCCTGCCGCCGTTCCTCGCCGACGACGCCGGTGTGGACTCGGGCCTGATGATCGCTCAGTACACGCAGGCCGCTCTGGTGAGCGAGCTGAAGCGGCTCGCCGTACCGGCGTCCGCCGACTCGATCCCGTCCTCCGCGATGCAGGAGGACCACGTCTCGATGGGCTGGTCGGCGGCGCGCAAGCTGCGCACGGCCGTCGACAACCTCACCCGGGTGCTCGCCATCGAGCTCTACGCCGCCACGCGCGCGGTGGAGTTGCGCGAGGGCCTGACCCCGGCGCCCGCGTCGCAGGCGGTCATCGACGCCGCGCGGGAGGCGGGAGTCCAGGGCGCCGGGCCGGACCGGTTCCTCGCGCCCGACCTCGCCGCGGCGGACGCGTTCGTGCGTGACGGGCGGCTGCTGGCCGCGGTCGAGAAGGTCACCGGGCCGCTCCAGTAG
- a CDS encoding helix-turn-helix domain-containing protein: MDEQPEPAQTAGGGLDRRAELSEFLRTRRARLKPEDVGLPDFGRRRVPGLRREELSQLAGVSVAYYTRLEQGNGRNVSAEVLDAIARALRLSDAEHAHLSHLAKPKQHKKKPVARSQQVRPALRHLLDSIESVPAYIVGRRSDILAWNRMASALFGDWAEMPAQERNWARMVFLRPEYRELFVEWEQKASDIVGYLRMDAGCHPDDPRLSALVGELSVKSEDFRRLWAAHDVKEKSYGVKRLRHPLAGDLTLSFETFRLVDDGEQSLITYHAEPDTPSAEALRLLASWGADATRSGTRAPASSE, translated from the coding sequence ATGGACGAACAGCCCGAACCCGCACAGACGGCCGGTGGCGGCCTGGACCGGCGCGCCGAGCTCAGTGAGTTCCTGCGCACCCGGCGGGCCCGGCTGAAGCCCGAGGACGTGGGACTGCCCGACTTCGGGCGGCGGCGGGTGCCCGGGCTGCGCCGCGAGGAGCTGTCGCAGTTGGCGGGGGTGTCCGTGGCGTACTACACGCGCCTTGAGCAGGGCAACGGCCGCAATGTCTCCGCGGAGGTGCTGGACGCGATCGCGCGCGCCCTGCGGCTGAGCGACGCCGAGCATGCGCATCTGTCGCATCTGGCGAAGCCGAAGCAGCACAAGAAGAAGCCGGTGGCGCGCAGCCAGCAGGTGCGGCCGGCGCTGCGGCATCTGCTGGACTCGATCGAGTCCGTCCCGGCGTACATCGTCGGGCGCCGCTCGGACATCCTGGCCTGGAACCGGATGGCGTCGGCCCTCTTCGGCGACTGGGCGGAGATGCCGGCCCAGGAGCGGAACTGGGCACGGATGGTGTTCCTGCGGCCCGAGTACCGCGAGCTGTTCGTGGAGTGGGAGCAGAAGGCGTCCGACATCGTCGGCTATCTGCGCATGGACGCGGGCTGCCACCCGGACGATCCGCGGCTGTCGGCCCTGGTGGGCGAGCTGTCGGTGAAGAGCGAGGACTTCCGCCGCCTGTGGGCCGCCCACGACGTCAAGGAGAAGAGCTACGGCGTCAAGCGCCTGCGCCACCCCCTGGCCGGCGATCTGACCCTGTCCTTCGAGACGTTCCGCCTGGTGGACGACGGCGAGCAGTCCCTGATCACGTACCACGCGGAGCCGGACACCCCGTCGGCGGAGGCGCTGCGCCTGCTGGCGAGCTGGGGGGCGGACGCGACCCGCTCGGGCACCAGGGCGCCGGCATCGTCGGAGTGA
- a CDS encoding ABC transporter ATP-binding protein, producing MYELRALTKHYTRSKDTVQALDGIDLTIPDGDRLVIQGPTGGGKSTLLQMLGGLDRPTSGEIVLDGTDLAALPEARLTRVRSESIGFVFQSFNLIPTLTAQENVETALVPLGVKPKQRREQAAEALKSVGLGERLAHLPGEMSGGQQQRVAIARALVKQPKVLLADEPTGNLDESMRDEIMDVLERMWEELGLTFVMVTHDSAIAKKAPRVATIRKGRISVKENARA from the coding sequence ATGTACGAACTCAGAGCTCTCACCAAGCACTACACCCGTTCCAAAGACACCGTCCAAGCCCTCGACGGCATCGACCTCACCATCCCCGACGGCGACCGCCTGGTCATCCAGGGCCCCACCGGCGGTGGAAAGTCCACGCTGCTCCAGATGCTCGGCGGCCTGGACCGGCCCACTTCCGGCGAGATCGTCCTGGACGGCACCGACCTCGCCGCACTGCCGGAGGCCAGACTGACCCGGGTGAGAAGCGAAAGCATCGGCTTCGTCTTCCAGTCCTTCAACCTCATCCCGACGCTCACCGCGCAGGAAAACGTGGAGACCGCCCTCGTCCCCCTCGGCGTCAAGCCGAAGCAGCGGCGCGAACAGGCCGCCGAAGCACTGAAGTCGGTCGGTCTCGGCGAGCGCCTCGCGCATCTGCCCGGCGAGATGTCCGGCGGTCAGCAGCAACGCGTGGCCATCGCCCGGGCCTTGGTGAAACAACCGAAGGTACTCCTCGCCGACGAACCCACCGGAAATCTGGACGAGTCGATGCGCGACGAGATCATGGACGTACTCGAACGCATGTGGGAGGAGCTCGGCCTCACCTTTGTGATGGTCACCCACGACTCGGCGATAGCGAAGAAGGCGCCGCGTGTGGCGACGATCCGCAAGGGCCGTATCTCTGTCAAGGAGAACGCGCGTGCGTAA
- a CDS encoding DUF4389 domain-containing protein → MIPVTASPVRLEASVDPRLSRWMWLVKWLLAIPHYIVLAFLWIGFVVVTVIAFFAILFTARYPRPLFDYNVGVLRWNWRVSYYAHTALGTDRYPPFTLADVPDYPAHFDVVYPERLSRGLVLVKWWLLAIPQYIVVAMFVGGWGSGDDWRGGGLMPFLSLVAVVILLFTARYPRHLFDFLIGLARWSARVTAYAALLTDRYPPFRLDQGGQEPPPASPPASPTASPLTK, encoded by the coding sequence ATGATCCCTGTCACCGCGTCGCCCGTGCGCCTGGAGGCGTCCGTCGATCCCCGCCTGTCCCGGTGGATGTGGCTGGTGAAGTGGCTGCTCGCGATCCCGCACTACATCGTGCTGGCGTTCCTGTGGATCGGGTTCGTCGTCGTGACCGTGATCGCCTTCTTCGCGATCCTGTTCACCGCCCGCTACCCGCGACCCCTCTTCGACTACAACGTCGGCGTGCTGCGCTGGAACTGGCGGGTCAGCTATTACGCGCACACCGCCCTCGGCACCGACAGGTATCCGCCGTTCACCCTCGCCGACGTGCCCGACTACCCGGCGCACTTCGACGTCGTCTACCCCGAGCGGCTGTCCCGCGGGCTGGTCCTGGTGAAGTGGTGGCTGCTGGCGATCCCGCAGTACATCGTCGTCGCGATGTTCGTGGGCGGCTGGGGCAGCGGGGACGACTGGCGGGGCGGCGGGCTGATGCCGTTCCTCTCCCTGGTGGCCGTCGTCATCCTGCTCTTCACGGCCCGCTACCCGCGACACCTCTTCGACTTCCTGATCGGCCTCGCCCGCTGGTCGGCCCGGGTGACGGCGTACGCCGCGCTGCTGACGGACCGGTACCCGCCGTTCCGGCTCGACCAGGGCGGGCAGGAGCCGCCGCCGGCGTCGCCCCCGGCCTCGCCGACGGCCTCCCCGCTGACCAAGTGA
- a CDS encoding VOC family protein, which yields MTVQLNHTIVVTHDKRASARFLADLLGLEVSPPYGPFLPVEISNGVTLDFMDSPGAITPQHYAFLVSEDEFDEIFGRIQQAGLTYWADPFHSRPGEINHNDGGRGAYFDDPDGHRLEIITRPYGSGG from the coding sequence ATGACCGTGCAGCTCAACCACACCATCGTCGTCACCCACGACAAACGCGCCTCGGCCCGGTTCCTCGCCGACCTCCTGGGGCTCGAGGTGAGCCCGCCCTACGGCCCGTTCCTGCCGGTCGAGATCTCCAACGGCGTGACACTCGACTTCATGGACAGCCCCGGCGCCATCACACCGCAGCACTACGCCTTCCTCGTCTCGGAGGACGAGTTCGACGAGATCTTCGGCCGCATCCAGCAGGCCGGCCTGACCTACTGGGCGGACCCGTTCCACAGCCGCCCCGGCGAGATCAACCACAACGACGGCGGCCGCGGGGCCTACTTCGACGACCCCGACGGACACCGCCTGGAGATCATCACCAGGCCCTACGGCAGCGGCGGCTGA
- a CDS encoding S8 family peptidase has product MTSPASANGEQAAASAKPASLTAKHRITLITGDRVVLDAKGRVIGLEHAKGREKVPVQIRKVDGHTLVIPADAARLVATGKLDQRLFDVTELNKSATRKAQKKGLKVIVGYRGSAAATKADVREAGTLSHALKSVNADAVQTPQQDTPELWDAVTNGEKTASGIAHVWLDGVRKASLDKSVPQIGAPKAWSAGFDGKGTKIAVLDTGVDATHDDLKGQVVGAKNFTTSPDASDKVGHGTHVASIAAGTGKKSGGTYKGIAPGAKILNGKVLDDGGFGSDSEILAGMEWAAAEGADVINMSLGGGDTPAIDPLEAAVNKLSDDKGVLFAIAAGNEGDFGEQTVGSPGSAAAALTVGAVDDKDVLADFSSRGPGMDGALKPDVTAPGVDITAASAPGNLIAQEVGEKPAGYMTISGTSMATPHVAGAAAILKQQHPDWKYAELKGALTGSTKGGKYTPFEQGSGRIQVDKAIKQSVIAEPVSVSFGVQQWPHTDDKPVTKELTYRNLGTKDVTLKLTSTATNPKGQAVPSGFFKLGATSVTVPAGGKASVPFTVNTKLGGTVDGAYSAYVTATGGGQTVRTAAAVQREVESYDLTLKFLDRDGKAAKNYSADLTGITGLGKGKGAAPYDEDGTVTTRVPKGTYVLNTNIYVGDDPEKFEGVDWLAQPKLNLTKNTTITLDARKAKPVDITVPATGVTSEFASADYTVESGDSSYGFGWWLDSYDGFRSAHVGPQITDGSVTQQWDGHWSKGSKEEYNTVAGGKVKQLATGFTKHYKASELATVKAGLGAAASGKKGSVNAVGWMPWSSSASSIGMQQTLPGTRTLHLSAQGGVKWQLEFAQSGGVDADGFPVDEAAYAMGTHTFAAGKSYSKTVNTAVFGPRLTGDFGVIREGNQIYGSLPLFADGKGNVGYSTFSAVDTTLYRNGTKVGSNNDPLFGDKQFKVPSADAEYKLTTSVKRSVKVAAASTRVDASWTFRSKKTNSITKLPVSTARFGATTGLDSKVPAGKTVKVPVTVEGAAKGGNLKSLSVYVSYDYGKTWKKLTVKGGKVSVKNPAKGKAISFHAKIADKKGNKSTISIYNAYYGK; this is encoded by the coding sequence ATGACCAGCCCGGCGTCGGCCAACGGCGAGCAGGCGGCGGCGTCCGCCAAGCCGGCGTCCCTCACCGCCAAGCACCGCATCACACTCATCACCGGCGACCGCGTCGTGCTGGACGCCAAGGGCCGTGTCATCGGCCTGGAACACGCCAAGGGCCGCGAGAAGGTACCCGTCCAGATCCGCAAGGTCGACGGCCACACCCTCGTCATCCCGGCCGACGCGGCCCGCCTGGTCGCCACCGGCAAGCTCGACCAGCGGCTCTTCGACGTCACCGAGCTCAACAAGTCCGCGACCCGCAAGGCCCAGAAGAAGGGCCTGAAGGTCATCGTCGGCTACCGGGGCAGCGCCGCCGCCACCAAGGCCGACGTCCGCGAGGCCGGCACCCTGAGCCACGCGCTGAAGTCCGTGAACGCGGACGCCGTGCAGACGCCGCAGCAGGACACGCCCGAACTCTGGGACGCGGTCACCAACGGCGAGAAGACCGCCTCCGGTATCGCGCACGTCTGGCTCGACGGCGTCCGCAAGGCCAGCCTCGACAAGTCCGTCCCGCAGATCGGCGCCCCCAAGGCCTGGTCGGCCGGCTTCGACGGCAAGGGCACCAAGATCGCCGTCCTGGACACCGGTGTCGACGCCACCCACGACGACCTCAAGGGTCAGGTGGTCGGCGCCAAGAACTTCACCACCTCGCCCGACGCCTCCGACAAGGTCGGCCACGGCACGCACGTCGCGTCCATCGCGGCCGGCACGGGCAAGAAGTCCGGCGGCACGTACAAGGGCATCGCGCCCGGCGCGAAGATCCTCAACGGCAAGGTCCTCGACGACGGCGGCTTCGGCAGCGACTCCGAGATCCTCGCCGGCATGGAGTGGGCCGCCGCCGAGGGCGCCGACGTCATCAACATGAGCCTGGGCGGCGGCGACACGCCCGCGATCGACCCGCTGGAAGCGGCGGTGAACAAGCTGTCCGACGACAAGGGCGTCCTGTTCGCCATCGCGGCCGGCAACGAGGGCGACTTCGGCGAGCAGACCGTCGGCTCCCCGGGCAGCGCCGCCGCGGCCCTGACCGTCGGCGCGGTCGACGACAAGGACGTGCTGGCGGACTTCTCCAGCCGCGGCCCCGGCATGGACGGCGCCCTCAAGCCCGACGTGACCGCGCCCGGCGTGGACATCACCGCGGCCTCCGCCCCGGGCAACCTGATAGCCCAGGAGGTCGGCGAGAAGCCGGCCGGCTACATGACGATCTCCGGTACGTCGATGGCGACCCCGCACGTCGCGGGCGCGGCGGCGATCCTCAAGCAGCAGCACCCGGACTGGAAGTACGCCGAGCTGAAGGGCGCCCTCACCGGCTCCACCAAGGGCGGCAAGTACACCCCGTTCGAGCAGGGTTCGGGCCGGATCCAGGTCGACAAGGCCATCAAGCAGTCCGTGATCGCCGAGCCGGTCTCCGTGAGCTTCGGGGTGCAGCAGTGGCCGCACACCGACGACAAGCCGGTCACCAAGGAGCTGACGTACCGCAACCTCGGTACGAAGGACGTCACGCTGAAGCTGACGTCGACGGCCACCAACCCCAAGGGCCAGGCCGTCCCGTCCGGCTTCTTCAAGCTCGGCGCCACCTCGGTGACGGTCCCGGCCGGCGGCAAGGCCTCCGTGCCGTTCACCGTCAACACCAAGCTCGGCGGCACGGTCGACGGCGCGTACTCGGCGTACGTGACGGCGACGGGCGGCGGCCAGACCGTCCGCACGGCGGCCGCGGTGCAGCGCGAGGTCGAGTCGTACGACCTGACGCTGAAGTTCCTCGACCGCGACGGCAAGGCGGCGAAGAACTACAGCGCCGACCTGACCGGCATAACCGGCCTGGGCAAGGGCAAGGGGGCCGCGCCGTACGACGAGGACGGCACCGTCACCACCCGTGTCCCCAAGGGCACCTACGTCCTCAACACCAACATCTACGTGGGCGACGACCCCGAGAAGTTCGAGGGCGTCGACTGGCTCGCCCAGCCCAAGCTGAACCTCACCAAGAACACGACGATCACGCTGGACGCCCGCAAGGCCAAGCCGGTGGACATCACCGTCCCGGCCACCGGCGTCACATCGGAGTTCGCCTCGGCCGACTACACGGTGGAGAGCGGTGACAGCAGCTACGGCTTCGGCTGGTGGCTGGACTCCTACGACGGCTTCCGCAGCGCCCACGTCGGCCCGCAGATCACCGACGGTTCGGTGACCCAGCAGTGGGACGGCCACTGGTCCAAGGGCAGCAAGGAGGAGTACAACACCGTCGCCGGCGGCAAGGTCAAGCAGCTCGCCACCGGCTTCACCAAGCACTACAAGGCGAGCGAGCTCGCCACGGTGAAGGCGGGTCTCGGCGCCGCGGCGAGCGGCAAGAAGGGCTCGGTCAACGCGGTGGGCTGGATGCCGTGGAGCTCCAGCGCCTCCTCGATCGGCATGCAGCAGACCCTGCCCGGCACCCGGACGCTCCACCTGTCCGCGCAGGGCGGCGTGAAGTGGCAGCTGGAGTTCGCCCAGTCCGGCGGTGTGGACGCGGACGGCTTCCCGGTCGACGAGGCCGCCTACGCGATGGGCACGCACACATTCGCCGCCGGCAAGAGCTACTCCAAGACCGTCAACACGGCCGTCTTCGGGCCGCGTCTGACCGGCGACTTCGGCGTCATCCGCGAGGGCAACCAGATCTACGGTTCCCTGCCGCTGTTCGCCGACGGCAAGGGCAACGTGGGCTACTCGACGTTCTCCGCGGTCGACACGACCCTGTACCGCAACGGCACCAAGGTCGGCAGCAACAACGACCCGCTGTTCGGTGACAAGCAGTTCAAGGTCCCGTCCGCCGACGCCGAGTACAAGCTGACGACGTCGGTCAAGCGCAGCGTCAAGGTCGCGGCGGCCTCCACCCGTGTCGACGCCAGCTGGACGTTCCGCTCGAAGAAGACCAACAGCATCACGAAGCTGCCCGTCTCCACGGCCCGCTTCGGCGCGACCACCGGCCTGGACAGCAAGGTCCCGGCCGGCAAGACCGTCAAGGTCCCGGTCACCGTCGAGGGCGCGGCCAAGGGCGGCAACCTCAAGTCCCTGTCGGTGTACGTGTCGTACGACTACGGCAAGACCTGGAAGAAGCTCACCGTCAAGGGCGGCAAGGTGAGCGTCAAGAACCCGGCGAAGGGGAAGGCCATCTCCTTCCACGCCAAGATCGCCGACAAGAAGGGCAACAAGTCGACGATCTCGATCTACAACGCGTACTACGGCAAGTAA